The Mesorhizobium sp. INR15 region CAGGTGACGGCCTGCCGCTTCGAAGCTTCTCAGTGCCGTCAGAGGCAAGCGTCCACGCTTCATTCGCATAATCTCAAGTTATTCGAGCTGGAAATTATACTCGTTTGAAGGCGAAGGCCAGATTTTGTCTAATCAGGGCCAGAAGGAGATACGGCCATGGCCCAATTTCTTGAGATTTTCGGCGATGTGATGCGCATCGTGACGTTTCAGCGGCAGAGCGAGCGGTTGCCAAACAGGGGAAGCCGGGAAGAGGCGCGGACCGCACCCACACGTTGGGCATCTTTGCCCAGTAGCCGTATCGCGCGGTTTCACCGCTGAAATCACGACGACTGGTACCGAGACCCGTGAGGGATTGTGTTTTGCCTGTGAAGCTTTCATCTGTTGCGTCAGGGAAACGCGATGCGGAGAAGGCAGTGCGCGACGATCATCGACACGCGCATGGGGCCGGGCCAACACAGCGTGGCCGCAACTGGCCGGGCCCGTGGCGCAAAACGCCGGGCCGCATTCTCGGCACGTCGCTGGTGCGGCTCTATCAACTGACGCTATCAGGCTTCGTTGGCAATTCCTGCCGGCATCTACCGACTTGCTCGGAATACGCCCACGAGGCAGTCGCCCGCCACGGCCTGTGGGCCGGCGGCTGGATGGGGCTTTTCCGCGTGCTGCGCTGCGGGCCATTCGGCACGCATGGCATCGACCGTGTGCCGGTGGCGCTGGCGGATCGTTATCTCTGGTTCACGCCCTGGCGCTACTGGCGGATCGGCAAAAAGCCTGCCGATCCGGAGAACTGATGCTTGCGCCCGAGGCTCTGGAGCGGGCAATGCGAATGACTTTTACGATCTGTTTAGGTTAACCACATCTATCGCATTTGAGACAAAATCGAGACAAGAGAACTCGCTAAGCCGCTCCCCACACCCCTTCTGGAGCGAGTACCCGATGCGCAATTTAGACCGTCTTCCCTTCATCATGGCCGCCGTCTTGTTTCTGCTGGCCTGGCTGCTGGGGTTTCCGCTGCGCGCGCAATCCGCACCGTTGAAAGACGTCCAATGCACGGTGATTCAGGATGCCGCGAGCGGCAAGACGCTCTATCAGGACGGGGTCTGTGACCAGCGCTTCAGCCCGGCTTCGACATTCAAGCTGCCGCTGTCGCTGATCGGCTATGACGCTGGAATCCTGAGCGACGAGCACACACCAACCTGGGACTACAAGCCCGAATTCAACGCCGTGAAGCGGGACCAGAAAGCCGTCGACCCGACGATCTGGGAGCGCGACTCGATCCTGTGGTTCTCCAGGGAGATCACGAGCCGGCTCGGCGGCACCAGCTTCGTTGGCTATGTCAAGAAATTCGACTACGGCAACAATGATGTTTCCGGCAATCCCGGCAAGAACGACAGCCTGACCCAGTCCTGGGTGAACTCCTCGCTCAAGATAACGCCGATCGAGCAGGTCAACTTCCTGCGCCGGCTGCTTGCCCGAGACTTGCCGGTGTCGGCCAAGGCCTATGACATGACCAAGGCGATCATACCGACATTCCAGGCCGGCGGCTGGACCGTGCAAGGCAAGACCGGCTCCACTCGG contains the following coding sequences:
- the blaOXA gene encoding class D beta-lactamase — translated: MRNLDRLPFIMAAVLFLLAWLLGFPLRAQSAPLKDVQCTVIQDAASGKTLYQDGVCDQRFSPASTFKLPLSLIGYDAGILSDEHTPTWDYKPEFNAVKRDQKAVDPTIWERDSILWFSREITSRLGGTSFVGYVKKFDYGNNDVSGNPGKNDSLTQSWVNSSLKITPIEQVNFLRRLLARDLPVSAKAYDMTKAIIPTFQAGGWTVQGKTGSTRLRNDAEKIEDKRSLGWFVGWAQKDGRQIVFARLAVDTKRTDMPKGLKTRAGFLKDLPQLIK
- the yidD gene encoding membrane protein insertion efficiency factor YidD, encoding MRDDHRHAHGAGPTQRGRNWPGPWRKTPGRILGTSLVRLYQLTLSGFVGNSCRHLPTCSEYAHEAVARHGLWAGGWMGLFRVLRCGPFGTHGIDRVPVALADRYLWFTPWRYWRIGKKPADPEN